In Streptomyces sp. NBC_00704, a genomic segment contains:
- a CDS encoding MarR family winged helix-turn-helix transcriptional regulator, translated as MTSQASELLEVLWGRASTAPVSASQLRVLFILEHHEGINLRTLADSLGSTPPSTSRLCDRLQAVGFVERRTSAGSRRELELFLSRRGSAFLDGLRSRREAALEDVLEQMPAAQRAALLTGLEAFCATAAAQIHESDAADARTA; from the coding sequence GTGACCTCGCAGGCGTCGGAGCTGCTGGAAGTCCTCTGGGGGCGGGCCTCCACGGCGCCGGTCTCGGCCTCCCAGCTGCGGGTGCTCTTCATCCTCGAACACCACGAGGGCATCAACCTGCGCACGCTCGCCGACTCCCTCGGTTCCACTCCACCGTCCACCAGCAGGCTGTGCGACCGGCTCCAGGCCGTCGGCTTCGTGGAGCGCCGCACGTCCGCCGGCAGCCGGCGGGAGCTGGAGCTGTTCCTGAGCCGCCGGGGGAGCGCCTTCCTGGACGGCCTCAGGTCGCGCCGCGAGGCGGCGCTGGAGGACGTGCTGGAGCAGATGCCGGCGGCGCAGCGCGCCGCCCTGCTGACGGGCCTGGAGGCGTTCTGCGCGACCGCGGCCGCGCAGATCCACGAGTCCGACGCCGCTGACGCCCGGACCGCCTGA
- a CDS encoding PP2C family protein-serine/threonine phosphatase — MTRTWEISTVTDAARARIATARVAAAHGVPPLERARLAAALSARLHRCLAKGGAWRLALTHADGTLLIELTSSPADGERPWLINAPCPEPAAGPVGDCVADDAPVLAEALLGADEDTAVVLDRLAEQEELVAFHREELHQTNQGVLALHAELDAAGRAQREAFAAERAARREAEAARRRLTFLADASAALTASLNHEEIVRRLPELLVPEYARSLDVWLLDAEEDHGPSVPRPAAAVLAARTGRPQYAAAEPGRLPGVDDQPPSALLPGRPLLCVPLPARGAPLGVLTLTPPGERWDPDDAVMLLELTRRAGGALENARRFEHNRDIAETLQRALLTDLPALPGLRLTARYLPATYGLNIGGDWYDAFRQPDGSLITVIGDVTGHGLHAAVMMSQLRTALRAYAVDGGTPGELLTRLHTFLHHLQPDLYATAVIARFRPGEPELTWAAAGHPPPVLRGPDGRVRTLDAKPGAMLGIPLHQEIADHTVPLEPGSTLALYTDGLVERRAQGIDPGIERLSAALGSFRTDELDADLDGSAERILEPMLSDSERDDDVCLLLCHLDGSPGGGLGGPFTGGLEGLPGARDGRLGGSRLDGHLPTGS, encoded by the coding sequence ATGACGCGCACCTGGGAGATCAGTACCGTCACCGACGCCGCGCGGGCGCGGATCGCGACCGCGCGGGTGGCCGCCGCGCACGGCGTGCCGCCGCTGGAGCGCGCCCGGCTGGCCGCGGCGCTCAGCGCCCGGCTGCACCGGTGCCTGGCCAAGGGCGGCGCCTGGCGGCTGGCCCTGACACACGCCGACGGGACCCTGCTGATCGAGCTGACCTCCTCCCCCGCCGACGGCGAACGCCCGTGGCTGATCAACGCCCCCTGCCCGGAACCCGCCGCCGGGCCGGTCGGCGACTGCGTCGCGGACGACGCCCCGGTGCTCGCCGAGGCCCTGCTCGGCGCCGACGAGGACACCGCCGTGGTGCTGGACCGGCTGGCCGAGCAGGAGGAACTCGTCGCCTTCCACCGCGAGGAGCTGCACCAGACCAACCAGGGCGTCCTCGCGCTGCACGCCGAACTCGACGCCGCCGGACGCGCCCAGCGCGAGGCCTTCGCGGCGGAGCGCGCGGCGCGCCGGGAGGCGGAGGCGGCCCGGCGCAGACTGACCTTCCTGGCCGACGCGAGCGCGGCGCTGACGGCGTCCCTGAACCACGAGGAGATCGTGCGCCGGCTCCCCGAGCTGCTGGTCCCCGAGTACGCGCGCTCACTCGACGTGTGGCTCCTCGACGCCGAGGAGGACCACGGCCCGTCCGTCCCCCGTCCGGCGGCCGCCGTCCTCGCGGCCCGCACCGGGCGGCCGCAGTACGCGGCGGCCGAGCCGGGCCGCCTGCCGGGGGTCGACGACCAGCCGCCGTCGGCGCTGCTGCCCGGCCGGCCCCTGCTGTGCGTACCGCTGCCGGCGCGCGGCGCGCCGCTCGGCGTGCTGACGCTGACCCCGCCGGGAGAACGCTGGGACCCCGACGACGCCGTGATGCTGCTGGAGCTCACCAGGCGGGCGGGCGGCGCGCTGGAGAACGCCCGGCGTTTCGAGCACAACCGGGACATCGCCGAGACCTTGCAGCGCGCCCTGCTCACCGACCTGCCGGCCCTGCCCGGACTGCGCCTGACGGCGCGCTATCTGCCGGCGACCTACGGCCTGAACATCGGCGGCGACTGGTACGACGCCTTCCGGCAGCCCGACGGCAGCCTCATCACCGTCATCGGCGACGTGACCGGGCACGGGCTGCACGCGGCGGTGATGATGAGCCAGCTGCGCACCGCGCTGCGCGCCTACGCCGTCGACGGCGGCACCCCGGGCGAGCTGCTGACGCGGCTGCACACCTTCCTGCACCACCTCCAGCCCGATCTGTACGCCACGGCCGTGATCGCGCGCTTCCGGCCCGGCGAGCCCGAGCTGACGTGGGCGGCCGCGGGGCATCCGCCGCCCGTGCTGCGCGGGCCCGACGGGCGGGTGCGCACGCTGGACGCGAAGCCGGGGGCGATGCTCGGCATCCCGCTGCACCAGGAGATCGCCGACCACACCGTGCCGCTGGAGCCGGGATCGACACTGGCGCTGTACACCGACGGGCTGGTCGAGCGCCGCGCGCAGGGCATAGACCCGGGGATCGAGCGCCTGTCGGCGGCGCTGGGCTCGTTCCGGACGGACGAACTCGACGCGGACCTGGACGGCTCGGCGGAACGCATCCTGGAGCCGATGCTGAGCGACTCCGAACGCGACGACGACGTCTGCCTGCTGCTGTGCCACCTGGACGGCAGCCCCGGCGGCGGCCTCGGCGGCCCGTTCACCGGCGGTCTCGAGGGCCTCCCGGGCGCACGGGACGGCCGGCTCGGCGGGAGCCGCCTCGACGGCCACCTGCCGACCGGTTCCTGA
- a CDS encoding STAS domain-containing protein: MSIAQNPLSVEVTLPREDVALVTVAGHLDLDTATEFQAHLANQLHHGRRHFLIDLSEVPFMDSSGMNIILRVYQEARALPGSVHVINPTPAVRRVLDLTGVSITVPISDKPEQALELIDQQAAGSAGS; the protein is encoded by the coding sequence GTGTCCATCGCCCAGAACCCCCTGTCCGTCGAGGTCACCCTGCCTCGTGAGGACGTCGCCCTGGTCACGGTCGCGGGCCATCTCGATCTCGACACCGCGACCGAGTTCCAGGCCCATCTGGCGAACCAGCTGCATCACGGACGACGGCACTTCCTCATCGACCTCTCCGAGGTCCCGTTCATGGACTCGTCCGGGATGAACATCATCCTGCGGGTGTACCAGGAGGCGCGGGCTCTGCCCGGCAGCGTGCACGTGATCAATCCGACGCCGGCCGTGCGCCGCGTCCTGGACCTCACCGGGGTCAGCATCACCGTGCCGATATCGGACAAGCCGGAGCAGGCCCTGGAGCTGATCGACCAGCAGGCCGCAGGGTCCGCCGGGAGCTGA
- a CDS encoding anti-sigma regulatory factor, with product MSGTAAGVDARLPIRSDLDLVWVRQHVRQAAAAVGFGLVEQTKLVTAASELARNTLVYGGGGEVATERVSDGRSAHGLRLTFTDRGPGIPDLDQALSDGYTSGDGLGLGLGGARRLVHEFAIDSAPGSGTTVTVTSWAARPPRPREELR from the coding sequence GTGAGCGGGACGGCCGCGGGCGTGGACGCCCGCCTGCCGATCCGCTCCGACCTGGACCTGGTGTGGGTGCGCCAGCACGTGCGCCAGGCGGCCGCCGCGGTCGGCTTCGGCCTGGTCGAGCAGACCAAGCTGGTCACGGCCGCCAGCGAGCTGGCCCGCAACACCCTGGTGTACGGCGGGGGCGGCGAGGTGGCGACCGAGCGCGTGTCGGACGGGAGGTCGGCGCACGGGCTGCGGCTGACCTTCACCGACCGCGGGCCCGGCATCCCCGACCTCGACCAGGCGCTGAGCGACGGCTACACCTCGGGCGACGGACTGGGCCTGGGCCTGGGCGGCGCGCGCCGGCTGGTGCACGAGTTCGCCATCGACAGCGCGCCCGGCTCCGGCACCACCGTCACGGTGACCTCCTGGGCCGCCCGTCCGCCCCGGCCGCGCGAGGAGCTGCGATGA
- a CDS encoding STAS domain-containing protein, with translation MNDDLLRAGAAPVPVLRLGDVLLITLQGDLHDGTAEQLQRDIAESIVRSRVTGVVIDISGVEIIDSYLGRVLAEIAAGSRLLAARTVVAGMRPAVAITLVELGLTLPGLRTALSTEAALELLAASADGPHGEPR, from the coding sequence GTGAACGACGACCTCCTCCGCGCGGGCGCGGCCCCCGTGCCGGTGCTCAGACTCGGCGACGTCCTGCTGATCACGCTGCAGGGCGATCTGCACGACGGCACCGCGGAGCAACTTCAGCGCGACATCGCCGAGTCGATCGTCCGCAGCCGGGTGACCGGAGTCGTCATCGACATCTCCGGGGTCGAGATCATCGACTCCTACCTGGGGCGCGTGCTGGCCGAGATCGCGGCCGGCTCACGTCTGCTCGCCGCCCGGACCGTCGTGGCCGGCATGCGGCCGGCGGTGGCGATCACCCTCGTGGAACTGGGGCTGACACTGCCGGGACTGCGGACCGCGCTGAGCACGGAGGCCGCCCTGGAACTGCTCGCGGCGTCCGCGGACGGCCCGCACGGGGAGCCGAGGTGA
- a CDS encoding STAS domain-containing protein has product MPEHDTTARNTENPAPSQAVGAFLGRRREQIAQRWADEPLFRAVFTVSRDEAVEAGRAVADALAQVAGSGRVEDTDGAGFTAVRDQLARMAASRGRAGLTSAQISREVDALRVPAVDLLVADLPQAPSEHVRECATTLTALMGTLRLVVMETSLTEGQALIDRQQVQLLEVATPVIRLWDGIVAVPLIGTLDSARSQVVMETLLESVVDQQARFAILDITGVPTVDSLVAQHLMKTVAAVRLMGAECVVSGIRPAIAQTIVHLGLDLPVVTRSSLADALAYALHRLGADIVSVSPGGAGPR; this is encoded by the coding sequence TTGCCGGAACACGACACGACGGCACGGAACACGGAGAACCCGGCGCCCTCCCAGGCGGTGGGCGCGTTCCTCGGCCGGCGCCGTGAGCAGATCGCCCAGCGGTGGGCCGACGAACCCCTCTTCCGCGCGGTGTTCACCGTCTCGCGGGACGAGGCGGTGGAGGCGGGCCGCGCGGTCGCCGACGCGCTCGCCCAGGTGGCCGGATCGGGCCGGGTGGAGGACACCGACGGCGCGGGCTTCACGGCGGTGCGCGACCAGCTGGCCCGGATGGCGGCCTCCCGGGGCCGGGCCGGCCTGACCTCGGCGCAGATCTCCCGCGAGGTGGACGCCCTGCGCGTGCCCGCGGTGGACCTGCTCGTGGCCGACCTCCCGCAGGCCCCGTCCGAGCACGTCAGAGAGTGCGCGACGACCCTCACCGCGCTCATGGGGACGCTGCGGCTGGTGGTGATGGAGACCTCGCTGACGGAGGGCCAGGCCCTCATCGACCGGCAGCAGGTGCAGCTGCTGGAGGTCGCCACGCCGGTGATCCGGCTCTGGGACGGCATCGTCGCCGTCCCGCTGATCGGCACGCTGGACAGCGCCCGCAGCCAGGTCGTGATGGAGACCCTGCTGGAGTCGGTCGTCGACCAGCAGGCGCGGTTCGCGATCCTGGACATCACCGGGGTGCCGACGGTCGACTCGCTGGTGGCGCAGCACCTGATGAAGACGGTGGCGGCCGTGCGGCTGATGGGCGCGGAGTGCGTCGTCTCCGGCATCCGGCCCGCCATCGCGCAGACGATCGTCCACCTCGGCCTGGACCTGCCCGTGGTCACCCGGTCCAGCCTCGCCGACGCGCTGGCGTACGCCCTGCACCGGCTGGGCGCCGACATCGTGTCCGTGTCGCCCGGCGGTGCTGGTCCCCGGTGA
- a CDS encoding PP2C family protein-serine/threonine phosphatase, which yields MNGLATAARALRAAAPHRLPGTLHTVLRAGYAAERTDLRLADYGQTALLSVAPDGRGARSRRSLPLHGSAPGRAFGAQEPFVEELDGGRVLAHLPVTVRGDRLGVLSVTLPGAGLGDGGLAELAALARLLGHEIVVAERDTDVYRQARRTERLTLAAEMQWQLLPARSCTGDGYALGAQLEPAYAVFGDNFDWAATADRLTVYVTGGMGEGIEASLLTGLGVNALRHARRAGAPIAEQAALAGRAVHAHYGGEAHLSVLLVDLDTATGRMRVVDAGSAQLLLVRDRVPARITFDALPPLGLAGEADYTAREFTLLPGDRLLLVSDGVHAAASPGGEIYGEQALARAVTSAALLPAADVPAAVLRELAGHRGGSEPDDDALVVCLDWSGRRPRSSSGGPGTDLSPGDGHSTVPSPPSGPQRHDEDQDADEE from the coding sequence GTGAACGGACTCGCCACCGCCGCACGCGCCCTGCGCGCGGCGGCGCCGCACCGGCTGCCCGGCACGCTGCACACCGTGCTGCGCGCCGGTTACGCGGCCGAGCGGACCGACCTGCGGCTGGCCGACTACGGGCAGACGGCCCTGCTGAGCGTGGCGCCCGACGGGCGCGGCGCGCGCAGCCGCCGGTCGCTCCCGCTGCACGGCAGCGCGCCGGGCCGCGCCTTCGGCGCCCAGGAGCCCTTCGTGGAGGAGCTGGACGGCGGGCGCGTCCTCGCGCACCTGCCCGTGACCGTGCGCGGCGACCGGCTGGGCGTGCTGTCGGTCACGCTGCCCGGCGCGGGGCTCGGCGACGGCGGACTGGCCGAACTCGCCGCGCTGGCGCGGCTCCTGGGGCACGAGATCGTGGTCGCCGAACGCGACACCGACGTCTACCGCCAGGCGCGCCGCACGGAGCGGCTGACGCTGGCGGCCGAGATGCAGTGGCAGTTGCTCCCGGCCCGCTCCTGCACGGGCGACGGCTATGCGCTGGGCGCCCAACTGGAGCCCGCCTACGCCGTGTTCGGCGACAACTTCGACTGGGCCGCCACCGCCGACCGGCTGACGGTGTACGTCACCGGCGGCATGGGCGAGGGCATCGAGGCGTCGCTGCTGACCGGACTCGGGGTCAACGCGCTGCGCCACGCGCGCCGGGCCGGGGCGCCGATCGCCGAGCAGGCGGCCCTCGCCGGCCGAGCCGTCCACGCCCACTACGGGGGCGAGGCGCATCTGTCGGTCCTGCTGGTGGACCTCGACACGGCCACGGGACGCATGCGGGTCGTCGACGCCGGGTCGGCGCAGCTGCTGCTCGTGCGCGACCGGGTCCCGGCCCGGATCACGTTCGACGCCCTACCGCCGCTGGGCCTGGCCGGGGAGGCCGACTACACGGCGCGGGAGTTCACGCTGCTCCCGGGCGACCGGCTGCTCCTCGTCAGCGACGGGGTGCACGCCGCCGCGTCGCCGGGCGGCGAGATCTACGGCGAGCAGGCGCTCGCCCGGGCGGTGACGTCGGCGGCACTGCTGCCGGCGGCGGACGTGCCCGCGGCGGTGCTGCGCGAGCTCGCCGGCCACCGGGGCGGATCCGAGCCGGACGACGACGCGCTGGTCGTCTGCCTCGACTGGTCCGGACGGCGGCCCCGGTCGTCGTCCGGCGGCCCCGGAACGGACCTGTCGCCCGGCGACGGGCACAGCACGGTCCCCTCGCCACCGTCGGGACCACAGCGACACGACGAGGACCAGGACGCGGACGAGGAGTGA
- a CDS encoding ATP-binding SpoIIE family protein phosphatase: protein MTRVWDVPVHDSTRLRDARVAAECASALAGLDRARADAAALVATELATNLLKHAHGGQLLVEAVCGPGGRAAGLMVQIAAVDHGPGMADVPAALGDGFSTAGSLGAGLGTCRRLADDFDLHSVPGRGTVAIARMGGAAASRGGRDTAACPSGSGPAGGDAADAPLGVRAGGVNIPFRGAEHSGDAWTCVRAGHLLTLMLADGLGHGPDAALASTAAVEAVRGSGHLPPAELLRRLDDALRGTRGAAAAVTQLDARAGRLRFCGVGNVGARLREGDSWRHLLSRPGIVGAHRPRTLPETEAPWGPDRLLVLHSDGLPSRWAPPADPRLLGADPALVAAVTVRDAGSSARPVRDDTAVAVLSPTPPDRP, encoded by the coding sequence ATGACCCGGGTGTGGGACGTGCCCGTGCACGACTCGACGCGGCTGCGCGACGCGCGGGTGGCCGCGGAGTGCGCGTCGGCGCTGGCCGGTCTGGACCGGGCGCGCGCCGACGCGGCCGCCCTGGTGGCGACGGAGCTGGCGACGAACCTGCTCAAGCACGCGCACGGCGGACAGCTCCTGGTGGAAGCCGTCTGCGGGCCGGGCGGACGGGCGGCGGGCCTCATGGTCCAGATCGCCGCCGTGGACCACGGGCCCGGCATGGCGGACGTCCCGGCGGCCCTCGGCGACGGGTTCTCCACGGCCGGCTCGCTCGGCGCCGGCCTCGGCACCTGCCGGCGGCTCGCGGACGACTTCGACCTGCACAGCGTTCCGGGGCGCGGGACGGTCGCGATCGCCCGGATGGGCGGTGCGGCGGCCTCCCGCGGCGGCCGCGACACGGCCGCGTGCCCGAGCGGCTCCGGCCCGGCGGGCGGGGACGCCGCGGACGCGCCCCTCGGGGTGCGGGCCGGCGGCGTCAACATCCCCTTCCGGGGCGCCGAGCACTCCGGGGACGCCTGGACCTGCGTGCGGGCCGGACATCTGCTGACGCTGATGCTGGCCGACGGCCTGGGGCACGGCCCCGACGCGGCCCTCGCCTCGACCGCGGCCGTGGAGGCGGTGCGCGGCTCCGGTCATCTGCCGCCGGCCGAGCTGCTGCGCCGGCTCGACGACGCGCTGCGCGGCACCCGGGGAGCGGCGGCCGCGGTGACCCAGCTCGACGCCCGGGCCGGACGGCTGCGCTTCTGCGGCGTCGGCAACGTGGGGGCGCGGCTGCGCGAGGGCGACTCCTGGCGGCATCTGCTGTCGCGGCCCGGCATCGTCGGCGCGCACCGGCCCAGGACCCTGCCCGAGACGGAGGCCCCCTGGGGCCCGGACCGGCTCCTGGTCCTGCACAGCGACGGGCTGCCCAGCCGCTGGGCGCCGCCCGCCGATCCCCGTCTGCTCGGCGCCGACCCCGCGCTCGTCGCCGCCGTGACGGTGCGCGACGCCGGGAGTTCCGCCCGCCCGGTGCGTGACGACACCGCCGTGGCCGTCCTGTCCCCGACCCCGCCGGACCGGCCATGA